A genomic stretch from Thermomonospora umbrina includes:
- a CDS encoding DUF4328 domain-containing protein gives MPCALCGDIIPTEVARCPACGAWARRRDFRAIGVAVFMLLGFNAFIALGSGISLLRLERPLDGLTRDDYDATTTARTLAPYADVFTISAVLAGITGVLYLAWLWRAARQASGPRPYHRGWVLLGWVVPVVNLWLPPRIVHDLWVSSGRFSPAGRHAVGGVVAAWWGSVLAAIGLAQAFPSGAASLAEARFSVHLGVAAAACQALAAALCMVTVFQITRLQIERPLAA, from the coding sequence ATGCCGTGTGCCTTGTGCGGCGACATCATCCCCACGGAGGTCGCCCGCTGCCCGGCCTGCGGCGCCTGGGCCCGGCGGCGCGACTTCCGTGCGATCGGCGTCGCGGTGTTCATGCTGCTCGGGTTCAACGCCTTCATCGCGCTGGGCTCGGGCATCAGCCTGCTGCGCCTCGAACGCCCGCTGGACGGGCTGACCCGCGACGACTACGACGCCACGACCACCGCCCGGACGCTGGCCCCGTACGCCGACGTGTTCACCATCTCCGCCGTGCTGGCCGGGATCACCGGGGTGCTGTACCTGGCCTGGCTTTGGCGCGCCGCAAGACAGGCGTCCGGGCCCCGGCCCTATCACCGGGGCTGGGTACTGCTCGGCTGGGTGGTGCCGGTGGTCAACCTGTGGCTGCCGCCGCGGATCGTCCACGACCTGTGGGTCAGCAGCGGCCGGTTCAGCCCGGCGGGCCGGCACGCGGTGGGCGGTGTGGTGGCCGCCTGGTGGGGCAGCGTGCTGGCGGCCATCGGGCTGGCCCAGGCGTTCCCGAGCGGCGCGGCCAGCCTGGCCGAGGCCAGGTTCAGCGTGCATCTGGGGGTCGCGGCGGCGGCCTGCCAGGCGCTGGCCGCCGCCCTGTGCATGGTGACCGTCTTCCAGATCACCCGCCTCCAGATCGAGCGCCCCCTAGCCGCCTGA
- a CDS encoding helix-turn-helix domain-containing protein, with the protein MTYRPTVRGRRLARELRRLRDEEKLTLQDVADRLGWSRATVSRLETGQTRPRPGDVADILDLYGVPSPERDALIALARQAGQRGWWTAYADVFTGSYVALEDEASEIRSWDAQLIHGLLQTEAYSRAVITAGRLLPTPEDVERRIDARKARQALLDRENAPHLHIVFDEAVLRRPIGGPEVMRDQMFWLADMARRPKVTLRVLPYTAGAHAGLDGRFTILSFPNPADPDIAYVEGTMGDVYLESTVETGQHGTRFDRIVKAALSPEESAHLLTEAAKE; encoded by the coding sequence ATGACCTACCGCCCCACCGTCCGCGGGCGTCGGCTGGCGCGGGAACTGCGCCGCCTGCGCGACGAGGAGAAGCTGACCCTGCAGGACGTCGCGGACCGGCTCGGCTGGTCGCGGGCGACGGTCTCCCGGCTCGAGACCGGGCAGACCCGACCCCGGCCCGGCGACGTCGCCGACATCCTCGACCTGTACGGGGTGCCCAGCCCGGAGCGCGACGCCCTCATCGCGCTGGCCCGGCAGGCCGGTCAGCGCGGCTGGTGGACGGCGTACGCCGACGTGTTCACCGGCAGCTACGTCGCGCTGGAGGACGAGGCGTCGGAGATCCGCTCGTGGGACGCGCAGCTCATCCACGGGCTGCTGCAGACCGAGGCGTACTCCCGCGCCGTGATCACCGCGGGCCGGCTGCTGCCCACCCCCGAGGACGTCGAGCGCCGCATCGACGCCCGCAAGGCCCGGCAGGCGCTGCTCGATCGGGAGAACGCGCCGCACCTCCACATCGTGTTCGACGAGGCGGTGCTGCGCCGTCCGATCGGCGGTCCCGAGGTGATGCGGGACCAAATGTTCTGGTTGGCCGACATGGCGAGGCGGCCAAAGGTTACCCTTCGTGTGCTGCCGTACACGGCCGGCGCTCATGCCGGGCTTGACGGCAGATTCACGATCCTGTCGTTTCCCAATCCGGCCGACCCGGATATCGCCTATGTAGAGGGGACCATGGGCGATGTCTACCTGGAGAGCACGGTGGAGACCGGTCAGCACGGGACGAGATTCGACCGGATCGTGAAGGCAGCCCTTTCACCGGAGGAATCCGCGCACCTCCTCACAGAGGCAGCGAAGGAGTAG
- a CDS encoding DUF397 domain-containing protein: MNVHPPIQITTELSRAAWRKSSHSGSGDQCVEVAALRGGHRALRDSKDPQGPALLLSPAGWRDLLGDVGAR; encoded by the coding sequence GTGAATGTCCATCCCCCCATCCAGATCACGACGGAACTGTCCCGCGCCGCATGGCGCAAGTCCTCCCACAGCGGCAGCGGCGACCAGTGCGTGGAGGTCGCCGCGTTGCGCGGCGGTCACCGCGCCCTGCGCGACTCCAAGGATCCGCAGGGCCCCGCGCTGCTGCTGAGCCCCGCCGGTTGGCGGGACCTGCTCGGGGACGTCGGCGCACGCTGA